CCcataaaacaataaattatAATCATAATTAATGTAGCCCACCCAAGAAAACTATTAGAAAAGATGGTTCATTCGTTCATTGGCAATCATTGGATTTgcagtttctttgtttttcagttcagaaatctttcattttgaaTTATTGCTCAAGAGACACTTTTCTCGTCCCTGGTTTTCCATATCATATTCTCCCATTCCCACTAGCACTACACGTTaggcttttatttttaaaattacagaATAGGAGATTTAACTGGAAGTTTTCTCTCACCAAACAAAATAAcattattgaattttttgatttttttcatataGCCAGCCAATTGAAGTCCAGATCAGTTTTCACGCATTATTTTACTGCTGTAGCGCTCAtaacaaaacttgaaaataaaatcactAGGAGATGAACAAATTTTCCTTAACATCTAGTTAATCATCTGTCGAGAAAACAGCATCTTTTGTAGAGATTCCACCGATAAAGACTCCACCGAATACGTCAATGCTTTTCTATTATAGCTGCAGAAGAAAAGAGACTCCGTTTTTTAATGTAATCGCAGAAGACGAAGACTTCGTAGAAAGGAGTCTTTGCTTTTCTATTAGAGTCAATTCTTCATCGAGACTCGAATTTCTCGCCGGTTGTCTTATTATCCGCCCAAAAGACAGAGAGGCAGTACAAGGAGCCAATGCTTTTTCGAGACTCGAAGGTCTGCAAGTTCTTTGTTTCTCATTTCGGAAATCTTTTATATTGAATTATTGCTCAAGAGAATACACCAGCACTACACACCAGActtctaattttaaaattatggaATAGGAGATTGCAGTGGcgttggaaaaatattaaataacataaaaataaaaatagttagAAATCTATTTAGAAAAGACAAGAATATAAGAACAATTATCTGAGGTGTGTAAATACTATCTTTAAGGATAATTTCGCCCTTTGTAGTATGAAACTTGGTGCATAAAGCTCTAGTGGCTATTCTTCCAGGATACAACATATCTTCCTCTATATTCCGCATAGAATAATAGAGAGAACAAGAACAACAATCGTTAACGTAAACCCAGCTAAtaaagagaaataaataaaggagAATATCTTATTTTTGTATGTTTTTATTGTAATAGGAAATTCTCTCTATAGGCAAATAAGGAAGagagataataaataaaaaaaaatcaaatcaccaATACAAAGCCGATTACAACTCGATTGCATTGGTTGCGGACATACTCACCATTTAAACCGTTGCAAAATAACTGCTTCGATAATACAAAAACTAATGAAATATCTAATAATCCCCATATATTTCAAGacgttttgaaaaagaaaatgctggGTTAATGAATATAATGCGGTGGAGCTGTTGCTTGTTAGCCCATGAATTAGACCTacaaagaatgaaatataattcaCGAAATCATTGTTaaagtttgaaacttctatGAAACAACAATTTCTTTgtgaaatattattttcatcAGCAACATTACACCCCCACAAATTTTGTTATTCAACGCGGTTTTGAGCTTAATAGGACAGGCGTGtgaaattttagccaaaaattttcATAGAAGAGGCCTCACATCATACTTATATAGGTGATTCCATCAAGTGTATTTTGCAATTTAATACACCATCAATAATAATGGCTATGGAATTCATTAAGAGGTTAactcagccttttttttttctttgtagtcTTACACTATTCTCACCTTAAGAGGGACATAAATTTCAATAGTGCATCATTAATATACACGTGACTTATTATTACTTGTATAAACCTAATTCATGGGACCGCCAATCATATAGGTTAGGTTACCATCACTGTTGATTTTCTTCAGCTGGCTTAAGTCCCATTCCCCTTGATGCATATAGTCAAAGGACGGCCAAAATCACTTTTGACATTGCATAATCAATGGACATAATTCAATTTCTATGCAATTGCTTTAACTCATCATTTCTCAATTGGACGTatctctatgttttttttttattgaaagttCCATTCTTTGCAATTGTTATTGCCACTTGTAATCGGTTTCATTCATCTTTTCAAAAACTTGAGCAGTtctcaaattgtcaaaataaatattttcatctccTCTCCATTTAGAGGGTAGGAGGATAAATTATTATGTTTTTATGCATATGCCTAGTGGCACTTGAGTCCACAATCCATTCTTTTGCATTGACCACAATATTGGCATGATAAATGACCGCAGTAATTATgtcatcaaaatcaaatgctTCTACCAAGTCAACTTTTGGTTTAGctggattgtaatttttcccgTAATTTTGTTTGGCTAATTTCCATACTATAATATTTCCATCAAAGTGAACACTATGGATTTGAAAGTTAGCATCATAGTATCTTTCTAACACAACGAAATATCCGTTAGATAAAATGCCTTGTTTATATCACAGCGAGGTATCCCATAGAGTCGGAAACAAATAGCCTTAAGCAATGCATCTATTCACACTCAACTTGGTAACAAAAAAATGAGCACTACCAGAGTCATATCTCGAACAAAAGCACCAATTAGTTCTTCTTATGCGAACGACAAACTCGGCAGGAGAGTCAATGCTTTCCTATTATAATCGCACAAGATGGAGACTTCGTAGAaatgagttttttctttttctattagaaTCGATGCTTCCTCGAGACCTGAATTTCTCGCCGGTGGTCTTATTATACTTGCAAAAGACAGATAGGCAGTAAAAGAAGTCAATTCTTTTTCGAGACTCCAACGTTGCCCAATGATGGCCACCCCTATATAAAATGATTCAACATATTTTGTTTCACACTCTATCGATAAGAGGATTCATATTGTCTAGGGAACGAGATTGTTGAGTAATACTTCTATCAAAGAGTCACCCGAAACACCCGCAAAGGGGGGAAAAAATGGATCCTCCAACTCTCCTGCTGTTGCTTCTCCTAATGTTTGCTTCTGCCATAAACGCCCAATTCCCAGCCACCTACTGCGGTTCGACAGGCAACTTCACCGCCAACAGCACCTACCAAACCACCCTCACCACCCtcctctcctccatctccaCCACCAACTATTTGTCCTTCTCCTACTCCTTCTTCAATGCCTCTGCCCCTGTCTCCGGTGCCTCCGAAACACTCTATGTTTTCGGCCTCTGCCGCGGTGACTTCAACGCTAAGGACTGCCGCTCCTGCCTAGATGACATTGCCTCTGATATGCGCCGGGTTTGCCCCCTCCAGAAGGAGGCAATCGTCTACAAAGGGAACTGCATCATCCGGTACTCGAACGCCTCGTTCTCTGGTGTAGTCGCGACAAAACCCATGTACGTGGCGGGAGCCCCTGCCAATTTTTCGGACACATTCGATGCAGCGATGAGGAAGCTCCTGAACAGTCTGGGGGCAGAGGCGGCGGGTGGCAGCTCGCTGAAAAAGTATGCATCCAGGAATGAATCAGCGGGGGCCGACCTGGTCAACATGTTTATGCAGTGCACGCCGGACTTGACAGAGCAGCAGTGCAGCAACTGCCTGGGGACAGGCGTCCAGACGATCAGGGACTGTTGTGCCGCTTATGCTGGAGGACGGGTCATGGTGCCGAGTTGCTTGATCCTGTGGGGGACCTATCATAATTTCTTCGACTCAGTTAGTCACCCAATTCCGCCGCCACCGACACGAGCTCCAGCACCAACATCACCATCGCATGAGGCAGATGTGCTGCCTCCACCACCAGGTACGTTGGCTCTTGTTCAAGAGTTTGGTACACGGCATCTATATCCGGGTTCTAGGTGAGATTCACgaaatcaatttttcatatGAGCGTAATCGATATGCTCTGTAAACCATACgattttcattttattgataTATGCTATTTAGgccatgtaatttttattgaatAAATGCTTTTTGGTGAAAAAGAAGGTATCAGTTGgtcaatattttcaagaaacaaagatatatttaggctctgtttatttcgcCGAAAATGTGTCATTCTTTAAAAATGTCGTGGAAGtcattttttcaggaaaatgacaatgtttACCTATATTTTCCAGAGAcctgaaaataaattggaaaatatttttcgtcgttTGGAATGAAACTTACGAATGCAGTGAAATTGAAGTCGGAAAGGCAACCAATTGGCGAGATGACAAAATCCTGAAATCCGAATAACTTTTCCTTTGGTTATCGGAGAATGGCGCAATGTATATTTCGCATCGTGATTTGTGGTGCGCATCTGTTCTTGATATAACTGTGCAACATGAGTTTCGTTTCCACAGTCGTGATGGCGCCTTAGTAATTTCTCCAACGTATTACCCTTTTATCAGTGAGCAATGATCATAAACATAATGTGCCTTTGCCCTTGCAGTTGGAAAGAGCAACTCGACGAGGACTGTCATGATTGCTGTTGTCACAAGTGTTTCTGCTCTACTTGTCATCGCCGTTGTCGTGCTCCTGaaagtgaagaggaagaaggagcaGCAGCCCAGACAAAGTGTTGAAGGCGAGTCTTTATCCTTTTTCACTGCAACAGCAACTGTTGATGAGGTTAAGAAAGATCACGAAAAGTAATGACTACGCTTTTGCCCCAGCAAAGTAGTAAGAGCCGCTTTGCTTTTGACAATTAGGCCGAAAACTTTATAAAGGTTAGGGTCTAGGATTTATTAGTAAAACCTACAGGTGCAATTAGATATACTAAAAGTCTGTGAAACTTTCATTATGATGAAAAGATAACGATGCTCACTCTGAATGACCGTGTTTTCGTCTTTCTAGGTGAAGTTGTGCAAGAAATGAGCAAGGCGGATTTGCAGCAATTTGATTTCAGCACTATCATAGCGGCAACGGACAACTTCTCTGATTCCAACAAGCTTGGACAAGGCGGTTTTGGTGCTGTTTACATGgtaataatcaacaaagcacCCCCTTTACTCTCTTGTATTCAAAATTTAAGCAGCAAAATAGTAAACGATGACTTCAATCTGATACTCTGCGAAATGCTTCAATGTACCAATCGATACTCACAAGGACATACTTTGGTGAAATTTCAGGGTAAACTCCCCAACGGACGGGAATTCGCGGTGAAACGGTTGTCGCAGAATTCCAGCGAAATGGAAGTTGAATTCAGGAACGAGGTCATGTTAATAGCTAAGCAACAACATAGGAACTTGGTCAGGCTCCTAGGTTTCTGTCTGGAAGGAGTCGAACGGCTTCTCATTTACGAGTTTGTGCCCAATTCAAGCCTTGATAAGTTCATATTCGGTATGTTTCTCTGGTTgttattttgtgaaaatcagaTCCTCACAACATGTTTAATGGACATCTTATAGAATGTGACTCCACCAAAATGTGTAGATCCCGAGAAGCGTGCGAATCTCAACTGGGATAAGCGCCACAAGATAATAATGGGCGTCGCTCGAGGAATGCTTTACCTACATGAAGAATCTCAAGTTGGTATCATCCATCGGGACCTCAAAGCCAGCAACATTTTGTTGGACTCAGACATGAATCCAAAGATATCGGATTTCGGTACGGCGAGGCTGTTCAAGTTGGACCAAACTCATGCGGAGACAAGCCGAATCGTGGGGACCTAGTAAGTGCCACAACCTCCTAGAGCTTATGATTACCAGAAGAACAAAGCAAACTATAGAGCTAATATGGTGGACTATTTTGATGCCCAGTGGATATATGGCACCAGAGTATGCTATGAAAGGAAACTTCTCTGTCAAGTCAGATGTATACAGTTTCGGAGTGCTGGTTTTGGAGATTGTGAGTGGTCGCAGGAACAATCACCGCATCGGCAATGTCATGGAGGATCTTATAAGCTACGTGAGTATAAGAAAATGCCTTCTCATTTTGCATAGTATTCCGGCAATGAATCTGCTCAATGTTTGTCAGATGTTTTCAGGTTTCAAAGAATTGGAGGGAAAGATCAATAGCGAACATCATCGATCCCTCCATAAATTCCTGTTCGAGTACTGAAATTGTGAGGTGCATCGAGATTGGTCTGCTATGTGTCCAAGAAAATGAGGCCAGCCGACCAACCATGCTCTCGGTTTTCCTCATGCTTAACAGCCAGTCGGTTGCTCTCCAAGTGCCGTCCTAATCTCATACGTCATCCACGCTGGATTATagttgtgacgccctggaaattcgaCCTTCTTTTGATAATAGAATTTAGTTATGGATCGTCTGTGAATTCTAGTTTATTGCTTGAGATTGAATATCGAGTATTTAGGCAATGGAAATTGAGAATTTCCTGAATCGTCGATggaattagtttagggttcgATCGATTGATCGTTTCgttttaggattgaaattgTTGAGCCTAAGCTTTGTTCTAACCAAACTAGATTAAGTTTGGACGAGAATACCCTTCATAGAAATGCCAATTGCCTAAACTACCCTTGGCTTgacaaatgaccaaaatgccctcgaCAATTttggaaatgacaaaaatgcccctagggtCTCTATCAAAGTATTTATGAAGGGAGGACCCACCTTATCACTTATACCCCTAAAAACCAAGGCCACCTACCCCCTCTTTGGCCGGCCCCTCTCTCTCCCATATCCTCTCCcaaccgcctctctctctccctctattaTCTCTCTCTCGCCTTACTCCATCTCTCTCGGTTTTCACAGCGCGCCCGGGAAGAaatcgctcgtttgagctcatCCGGAGGCCAAATCAAGCTCCGTTTTTTCCTACGCGATTGTAAGATCAAGGGCAACTCAAATCTGAaggctttttttcaaagaaacccTTATGTATTCATGAATTCGTGCTGAACAGAAGCTGTTGGGGAATACTTGGTCCGTTCTGCTTCTTCGGTTCTGTTTAAGGGAAACAAGGCTGTTGCTCATTGCTGCGGCCTGCTGCCACCACTCACTCCGACCACCTCAGCCCTCCTCTGAGTTTCAGGCACCGCCTCCAATTGTCAGAAACCGCCATAGAGCCGCCGAAGAAGCGGAAACAGCTGGCAAACCCAACCTGCcctgtttcccctgtttttggcGCCGCTTCTGTTCTGCTTTGGAACAGCACCTTCTGTCGCCTTCCTCCGCCACCAGCGGCCACCACACACTCCCCGACACCCCCTCAGACCTTCACCAACCACCCTACGAAGTCTCGACGCCGTTGGAACCCTGAACAGCCCAAAACCGTCCCCTGCCCTGCTGCTGTATAGTGCAGTTTTCAAAgtctgacttggagaaacaagGCTTGTTTGCATAGCAAACGGACCAGAAACCACCCCAAAatttgtacacaccttcctctacctctctacgaTGTTACCAGCTAAAGAAAACCCCCAAATCAGTTCCGGAATTTGAAACTGTACACGTCGCCATCCggactgctcaatctgcccGGTTTTGGAAAAACTGGACTGTTCCGCCCTTGCCGTCGCTGCTccgaccaccaccgaccaccataGCCTCCCTCTGACCACCTTACACCTCCAACATCGATGCCGGAGCCACCCACCGCCGGTCGGACCCCAGAACAGCCACCACAGCCACAAAACAGCCACGAATTCCCCTGTTTCTGGTCTGGGCCGAGTCTAGTTGGGCCTGTTTTGTGGGCCGGCGAGTTGGGCCAAGGTCCAATCTGTCTTGGACGGTGTAATTGGGCCTAATCTCAAGCCCGTGGGCCCATAGGACCAGAATTTTGAGCCCATCGTTTGTGATTTTAGGCCCGTGATCCAAACCGCACCCGACATTCGTGCCTAAGGTTTTCGAGGATCATCGTCGCACTCGCCTCACCCGATTAACCGTGAGTTGACTTCTAATCCCTCGCTAAGTTGTTAATTGCATTTGGAATTAGCAGAATTGTGTTTCCTAGGCATTTAAGTAGATTGATTATGAACCGATTAGGCTAGGCTCTAGGTAGGCTAAATGATCTTGTTTGAGAAGAACAGTTGATTACGATAATCCGTGACTGAATTGTTGGATTCATGATCACCCTTATGAGAAagaagttggttctcaaagcgTCTATATTTGGGTTTTGTTATCAGATTGCCCTATCTTGTGAATTGCTTGATAAGTCTCATTTGAGTGATTATGTGCCTTGTCCAACTAAAGATCAATTGGATGATTGTTTGAGGGACGTTGATCCTTTATGCTCCTATTGGACTTCGTGATTGGCATTGTGCATTCATACAACCTCAAATGTCTCAAAATGCATGTTTTAGCATAAAAATGACCAAGGGCCAAGTCTTTGAACATgattgtgtgagcatccggctaaatTCATAGCTAAGAATGAAATGGTTGCTAGATGAGTTGAATAGTCATATGATGGAACGATAACGTGTGGCCCGGCGAGTTCGTATCGTGTCTACGGCATGAACCACATGACTTGCTAGTTGCCGACTTCTTGTGTTGTGCCATGGGTCGTCGGATGCCTGTCGCAGCTTATGATGGACCGATGCTCCTTAATGGAATGCCTACTTGAGGTATTGTGTTACCACTTGTAGTTGTTGTCACCGAGAGGTTATGGGACGATGCTTGGTTTACCGGATGACAACCACAACATTGTGTTGCGTGGATCGTATTAATAGATTCCGCCATTGTGTTGTGCGGATCTATTCGCATTAGTCGCGCAAATCATCGTTAATAactggacttcgtgtggtgtccaatGTGTGACTGATGTTGAGCTGCATTATGGGTATTTGAGAACTTGATCATTGATTTGGATTGACACGATTATACATTGTACCCATGTTGCATTACATGTGATGTCCTGGCAGGTAAGTTGCTTGTGTTTGACCCGCATGTATCCCATAATCTGTGATTGATCAATAGGATGTTCTGaatgaatcaacgccttagccgggcttaggcgttgactcgctGAGATTTATATCCCACCCCGTGATTGATAAACTTTTCAGGTCCGAGTTGATGGAGCTAATGGTTCTTGTGGAACTGTTAAAGCGAGGATGACATAGACcttatttggagtagatacgATGTTTAACCTCACCCCGCCTCGAAGCATGAGGCTGATTAGTATATTACCTTGATTGGGTTAGGACATGTCCGTAaacaaaatgatgtttttgaattgAAGTGTTTCCCGCTTTCTATCACTATCTTGTTTATTGTCCGGGAGTATTAAGTATTTCCGCTTGCATAATAAAGTATCGTGGGTCGATAGCGAGCCTGGGATGCTATCCTTTATGACCCGAGGGACAATTTGAAACGGATGCCATGTACCCGGGGATTGGGACGTGACAAAAGTTCAAGTGTAACCGAGGCTGAGAGATCAACAAGCGAATCAAACCAGTTCTGAAAAAATGAGGCCTCTATGACGGAGCCGTACGTTAGCCTTAGAAAATGGGTAGTCAGCGTGCCCTGCGCATTGCTTTTTGCCTTTGTCGTGGTTTTCACAGCTTGATGTTTCTAATTTTGAGGAGTTTCATGGCTTCAATGGCTTGGGATTAAATTCAGATTCATAGGATGTCGGAAGTGAAGGGTACTCTTAAAAAGTCATGCCTTATACACATGTAACATCAGGCACAAGCTTGGTCCCCGACCCGAAGATTATAGATCTGTGGCTATTCATATAATCAATTCTCTGATTGTATCCGATTGTAATCATATGTCTATTCTCATAATTTCTGTGTGAATTATTGCAACATATGAGAAATTTGTGGTCTAGAACTAAGGTTTAATCTCACTTGATCTGATAACCGTTGCATCTTCGAAGATTCGATGTTGATCCCTGAAAACCTATAGAATCCCAGGTTTATTAATTCGGGGCTAGTCAAGTATTTAGTCTTTTCATTATACCTGTAAGTTTCGTGCACCGAATTTGTTGAGTTTCTGTCCTGTGTAATGGGACTGCTTCTTTCCTTATCCTATGATTTAATAGTCGTCTTGATCTACTACTGCATCGTACTTTTTCTTCAATTAGCTTGTCATAGGAGCATTTATTGTTTTGATGaatcaaaaagtacaattatcCTTTGCTTATGTTAGGTTTTAAATAATTGTTGTGGATGTATGGAGGTACTTGTTCTTTGTTGTTTGGCATTCTAAATATGAACTTTGAGATTATGTTGATATTAACTTTCCTGCATAATTGTTAAGTAGGCTTAAATCTAATATGTATTCAATCAGATCGAAAATCGAAATTGTTATAGTTTGAGTAGAAAATAGGTCACAAACCAGTTCAAATTATACAATGAATACTCCTAGACATTACTATTTTTTTGAGTAGTGCTCAAGTGACAAATGGAGCCAATTTTTATGCATCAAACTAAGTCTGTTTTCCGATTTAGTCATAGACATGTTATCTATATGTATGCCAACGCTAAGATATTCGTGAGGTATTAGTTTTTAAGAAATAGCTTAAAAGAGTTATATTAAGAATCGAACCTATAATCCTGAGTTTTTTCAGATACAAATTCCCAGTTATTTTACAAAATTAAGGTTCTCCTAGGCCTAGCAATTGCTAAGACATTGACTCTTCATGAGACTTGAGGAgggaaaattgtgcaaaaagtcgtaaacctattgtatggtaGTCAATTccatcctaaacctttcaattgtatcaatttaaacctaaacattttaattatgtcaatttagtcctacaccttttaatgatttgtcaacttagtcctaaaccttttaaaaatttgccaatttagtcattccaaccaattttaaaaacgtcactttagtgtcaaattcccGCACGATCtcgaatattaataaaaaataacagtGTCGAATTTTCGAAGCTTTggactaaagtgatcgttttta
This sequence is a window from Rhodamnia argentea isolate NSW1041297 chromosome 3, ASM2092103v1, whole genome shotgun sequence. Protein-coding genes within it:
- the LOC115733529 gene encoding cysteine-rich receptor-like protein kinase 29, translated to MDPPTLLLLLLLMFASAINAQFPATYCGSTGNFTANSTYQTTLTTLLSSISTTNYLSFSYSFFNASAPVSGASETLYVFGLCRGDFNAKDCRSCLDDIASDMRRVCPLQKEAIVYKGNCIIRYSNASFSGVVATKPMYVAGAPANFSDTFDAAMRKLLNSLGAEAAGGSSLKKYASRNESAGADLVNMFMQCTPDLTEQQCSNCLGTGVQTIRDCCAAYAGGRVMVPSCLILWGTYHNFFDSVSHPIPPPPTRAPAPTSPSHEADVLPPPPVGKSNSTRTVMIAVVTSVSALLVIAVVVLLKVKRKKEQQPRQSVEGEVVQEMSKADLQQFDFSTIIAATDNFSDSNKLGQGGFGAVYMGKLPNGREFAVKRLSQNSSEMEVEFRNEVMLIAKQQHRNLVRLLGFCLEGVERLLIYEFVPNSSLDKFIFDPEKRANLNWDKRHKIIMGVARGMLYLHEESQVGIIHRDLKASNILLDSDMNPKISDFGTARLFKLDQTHAETSRIVGTYGYMAPEYAMKGNFSVKSDVYSFGVLVLEIVSGRRNNHRIGNVMEDLISYVSKNWRERSIANIIDPSINSCSSTEIVRCIEIGLLCVQENEASRPTMLSVFLMLNSQSVALQVPS